CCTGAACGGGACTCTGACGGCCTTCTGATGTAGATCGGGTGACTGCGTGAATCCGGTCTTCGCGCAGGTCATCAGGGCCGCGTCAAAGATCGACGACCGCGCGGAAGGAACGCGTAAAGGAGCGTTGTCACGGACGTCGGCCGGGAGCAGACTGGCGGAGCGACGGAGCCGGTGACGGTCCGGTGGCACGCGGCTGGAGGTCGGTGACCTGAACACCACCGAAGATGCGCATGGTTCGGCCGTGGGGGGTACGGGCCGATGCGACCGCGTGCTGGTCAAACGTCGCACAACACATGAGCCGTCCAGCTTCCGGTGTGGGGATACCGAGCTGGGCGGCTCGCGTGTTTCGGTCGTCAACGCGTACACCATCAGCCATCCCTCCCGGCAAGTAGTTGCTAATCTGGAAAGTAGATGCCGAGTGGGCAGGTTCAAGGCTGCTCGGCGACGACGGGAGGGGTGTGCCATGTCTGAACAGGCCAATGCGGACGCATCGTTGAAGGGGATTGCGCGGATCGAGGCGACCGCGCGGGGGCGAAGCGGCTGGTACGTCGGCTATCTCTGGCTGTTCGCCGTGTGGCAGCTCGCTCTCGTCCCGGCAGTGCTGATGTGGCACGGGCGGACGGGGACACTCGTCAGCACGCTGGCGAACGCCGTTGTGGTCATGGGATTGTCCGTGTTCGCCACGAGGCAGCCCGTGGTCCCGCGCGGTTACGGCGGCCGGCACCTCAGAGCGATCGGCGCCTGGGCGGTCGCCTACGTCCTGACGCTCGTGCTCGGCCTCACCGTCTTCCTGGACAGTGTCGCGTTCGCGGCTGTGGCCGCCGTCGTATGCGCGGTGCCCGCCGCCGTGGCGGCCTGGGGTGAGGCGCGCGCCGTATGACGCCGGAAGTCCCGGTGGGTGCCGGTCAGGGCCCTCATCCGCGACACGGACTCGCGCCGCTTCTGGCGTCGGCCGTGTGTCTGTCGATCGTCGCGGCTCTCGCTCCCGTGGAGAAGGCCGAGTTCGCCTATGTGCGGGATCTCGTGGAGATCACGGACTCTGCCTTGTCGAAGCAGGTCTCGCGCCTTGAGGAAGCGGGCTGGGTGACAGTGGAGAAGTGGCAGGTCGGACGGCGGCCCCGGACCTGGCTGTGTCTGACCGAGGAGGGACTGGCCACCTATCGGCGCCACCTCGCCGCGCTCATGGCCATCGCGGGACCACTGCATTGATGTCGGGGGAGGACGATTGCCGGCCACAGCATTGGCCGGCAATCGTCGGACCCGGTCCGCGGGCCGATTCAGGTGACCGCCGAGGTCGGGAGATCCGCGGTGACCGGCGGTGCGTCGCCCGCTATGGGGAGGGTGATGACCATGGTGAGTCCACCTCCCGGAGTGTCCTCGGCCGTGAGGGTGCCGCCGATGGCCTCGGTGAAGCCTCGGGCGACCGCGAGGCCGAGGCCGACTCCGGCGCCGCGCGGGGCGTCGCCGTGGCGCTGGAACGGTTCGAAGATCCGATTCTTGGCCTCGTCGGGGACGCCGGGGCCGCGGTCGACGACGCGCAGTTCCACGCGCTCGTGCAGGGCGCTGGCCGTGACGTTGACGGGCTGGCCGTCGGGGCTGTACTTGACGGCGTTCTCGACGATGTTGGCGACGGCCCGTTCCAGCAGGCCGCGGTCGACGGCGATCATCGGGAGCGTTTCGGGGATGTCCAGCTCGACGCTGTCCTCGGGCACGCCGCCCAGGGCCATGGGGACGACCTCGTCGAGGTCGGTCTCGCGGATGAGCGGGACGACCGTGCCGGTGTTGAGGCGGGACATGTCGAGGAGGTTGCCGATCAGTGCGGCGAGGCGGTCGGCGCCGTCCTCGATGCCTTCGAGGAGTTCGGCCCTGTCTTCCTCGGACCATTCGACGTCGTCGGAGCGGAGCGAGCTGACGGAGGCCTTTATGCCGGCGAGCGGAGTCCGCAGGTCGTGGCTGACGGCGGCGAGCAGCGCGGTGCGGATGCGGTTGGCCTCGGCGAGTTCGCGGGACTTCTCGGCCTCGTCGACCAAGCGCTGGCGATCGAGTACGACTGCGGCCTGGGCGGCGAAGGCGCCGAGGACGCGGCGGTCCTCGGCCGGCAGTACCCGGCCGGTGAGGGCGAGCGCCATGTTGTCGCCTATGGGCAGGTCCACGTCCGCGTCTTCGGGCCGGCTGACGGGGCTGGTACCGACGGCCGAGGCGGTGTTCCAGGGATCGACCTCACTGCTCCGTTCGAGGAGGACAACCGACTGCATGGCGAAGGTCTCGCGCAGCCGTTCCAGGAGGGCCTCGAGGGAGTCCTCGCCGCGCAGGACACTGCCGGCGAGGAAGGAGAGGATCTCGGACTCGGCGCGCAGCCGGGCGGCCTGGTGGGTGCGGCGGGCGGCCAGGTCGACCACGGAGGCCACCGACACGGCCACCCCCACGAAGATCGCGATGGCGACGATGTTCTTCGGGTCGGAGATGGTGAACTCGTGCAGCGGCGGGGTGAAGAAGTAGTTCAGGAGCAGGGATCCGAAAGCCGCCGAGGCCAGGGCGGGCAGCAGGCCTCCCAGGAGGGCCGCCGCCACCGTGAAGGTGAGGAACAGCAGCATGTCGTTGGCGAGCCCGAGGTCGGGAACGACCTGGTTCAGCAGAACGGTGAGGAGCGCGGGTCCGGCGATACCGGCCAGCCAGCCCCAGATGATGCGGGACCGGCCGAGACGCGCACCGCGGGCGACAGGCAGGCCGCGGCCCTTGGCGGCCTCGTCGTGCGTGACGATGTGGACGTCGAGGTCGGGACCGGACTCGCGGGCGACCGTGGCACTCACGCCCGGCCCGAACACGTACTGCCAGGAGCGGCGGCGGCTGACGCCGAGCACGATCTGGGTGGCATTGCAGCCGCGGGCGAACTCCAGCAGCGCGTCGGGGACGCTCTCGCCTATCACGTGGTGG
Above is a genomic segment from Streptomyces sp. NBC_01233 containing:
- a CDS encoding winged helix-turn-helix domain-containing protein, with product MCLSIVAALAPVEKAEFAYVRDLVEITDSALSKQVSRLEEAGWVTVEKWQVGRRPRTWLCLTEEGLATYRRHLAALMAIAGPLH
- a CDS encoding sensor histidine kinase KdpD, with the protein product MGRGKLRIYLGAAPGVGKTYAMLSEAHRRIERGTDCVVGFVEHHNRPRTEVMLHGLELIERREIEYRGSTFTEMDVDAILARRPAVALVDELAHTNVPGSRNAKRWQDVEELLQAGIDVVSTVNIQHLESLGDVVETITGVRQRETVPDEVARRADQIELVDMSPQALRRRMAHGNVYKPDKVDAALSNYFRPGNLTALRELALLWVADRVDEYLQEYRGEHNIRSTWQARERIVVGLTGGPEGRQLIRRAARLAEKGAGGEVLAVYIAASDGLTSASPKELAVQRTLVEDLGGTFHHVIGESVPDALLEFARGCNATQIVLGVSRRRSWQYVFGPGVSATVARESGPDLDVHIVTHDEAAKGRGLPVARGARLGRSRIIWGWLAGIAGPALLTVLLNQVVPDLGLANDMLLFLTFTVAAALLGGLLPALASAAFGSLLLNYFFTPPLHEFTISDPKNIVAIAIFVGVAVSVASVVDLAARRTHQAARLRAESEILSFLAGSVLRGEDSLEALLERLRETFAMQSVVLLERSSEVDPWNTASAVGTSPVSRPEDADVDLPIGDNMALALTGRVLPAEDRRVLGAFAAQAAVVLDRQRLVDEAEKSRELAEANRIRTALLAAVSHDLRTPLAGIKASVSSLRSDDVEWSEEDRAELLEGIEDGADRLAALIGNLLDMSRLNTGTVVPLIRETDLDEVVPMALGGVPEDSVELDIPETLPMIAVDRGLLERAVANIVENAVKYSPDGQPVNVTASALHERVELRVVDRGPGVPDEAKNRIFEPFQRHGDAPRGAGVGLGLAVARGFTEAIGGTLTAEDTPGGGLTMVITLPIAGDAPPVTADLPTSAVT